CAAAACCGAACAGGGCTGGCTCTGGGCCATCTCGCGGCCCGGCGGCGACGTCGTCTTTGACTGGCGGCTCTCTCGCCGACACGGCGAGCTGACGTCATTGCTGGACGGATACACCGGCCTGCTCCAGTCCGATGCCTACGGCGCCTACGAAGACTATGCCTCGGGCAACAAGGACGTCATCGCCCTGGGCTGCATGGCCCACGTCCGGCGCAAGTTTTACGACGCCCTCGCCTCCAACAAACGCGAAGCCACCCTCGTGCTCCGACTCATGGCCAGGCTTTACGAACGCGAGGCCACTTACCGCGAAGAAAACCTCGTCCCCGACGAGCGCAAACGCCGCCGTCAGCGAGAAAATGAGATCACGCTGACCCGCCTGCAAAAGGTCATCTCCCTCGCCAGCCGAAAGGCCCTCCCCAAGTCCGCCCTCGGCAAGGCCTGCGCCTACGCCATCTCCCAGTGGCCCCAGCTCGTTGCCTTCCAAAAACACGGCATCGCCGAGATCGACAACAACCTCATGGAAAATGCCATCCGCCCCTCAGCCCTGGGAAAGAAAAACTTCCTCTTCATCGGACACCCCGAGGCCGGCCAACGATCCGCCATCATCTACTCCATCGTCGTCTCCTGCCAGCGCCACAACATCGAACCCTTCCAATACCTGCGCAACATCCTCTCGCGCCTCCCCAATATGACCAACCAGCACGACATCAGCGCTCTGTCACCTGCCAAATGGTCACCAATAGCAACCCAAGCCTGAA
This genomic stretch from Ruficoccus amylovorans harbors:
- the tnpC gene encoding IS66 family transposase, which codes for MDSDAGSPDVEQLRRIVDEQNGVIAVLREQVDWLKKQLFGAGKSEKLDSAQLRLRLDDLERQLEAVEKQSIAYERRAPKAGKHETPAERFKDLPVEETVVIEPPEVQAEPEAFEKIAEEETLEVDIHPPKLFKRRLVRPRYRRKLDRSQPPVVAPAPRRVIDGSYASAGLLAWIVLSKYVQHQPLYRQEKASSMWGAPLSRKTMTDWVEAVAEWLKPIYNYMRTDLLAGPYIQADETPVRYCDSDHKKGKTEQGWLWAISRPGGDVVFDWRLSRRHGELTSLLDGYTGLLQSDAYGAYEDYASGNKDVIALGCMAHVRRKFYDALASNKREATLVLRLMARLYEREATYREENLVPDERKRRRQRENEITLTRLQKVISLASRKALPKSALGKACAYAISQWPQLVAFQKHGIAEIDNNLMENAIRPSALGKKNFLFIGHPEAGQRSAIIYSIVVSCQRHNIEPFQYLRNILSRLPNMTNQHDISALSPAKWSPIATQA